A section of the Quatrionicoccus australiensis genome encodes:
- the rnr gene encoding ribonuclease R, with product MSRIKLSKIRRADPFFERECTRYEFPLPSREYISKVLTDEGRPLSFIELTELLDIAGSERDMFQRRLGAMEREGQLMRNRKGSYILPERASLTPGRIQGHQDGYGFLVPDDGSADIFLDQHQMGKVLHGDRALVRVVGTDRKGRPEGSIVEVTERANTRVVGRVFVEHGVVFVVPENKRIAQDILVSTEKKGKIKPVAGQVVMVDIIEQPSKYSKPIGCISEVLGNYADPGMEIEIALRKHDLPFEFSKAALAENKALPDKVKKSDLVGREDLRELPLVTIDGETARDFDDAVFCEKKGRGWRLVVAIADVSHYVKPGMALDKEAMERGNSVYFPRRVIPMLPEKLSNGICSLNPDVERMAMVCDMEISAAGKIGKYRFYPAVFRSHARLTYNLVWSWLSGEAKPESDVHKQIQPQVKDLYKLFHALHKAREVRGAIDFETTETQMLFNEQGKIENIVPVVRNDAHRIIEECMLAANVCASAFLAEHKQPCLYRIHEAPSAEKLKNLRSFLGEFGLDLSGGDEPDAKDYGKLLEQVKPRPDFQLLQTVMLRSLRQAMYSPDNVGHFGLAYEHYTHFTSPIRRYPDLLVHRAIKAVLAKEKYVPVGSWDDIGLHCSGTERRADEATRDVENWLKCFFMKERIGEEFEGTISAVTAFGIFVALDTIYIEGLVHVSELGEDYFQFDNVKHQMLGERTGQRFRLGDRAKVKLVRADLETNKIDFALIREGKTRPAGKAAPGKARQGGRMQQTAVPTLVPVFEKPVGKTAAKVGRKAAPKVAVKEPVKVQAKAPVKKTVKAAPKKAAKAPAKAPAKAPAKAPAKAAAKRGVKAAAKPAAKKATAKR from the coding sequence ATGTCAAGAATCAAACTATCCAAAATCCGCCGTGCCGACCCGTTCTTCGAACGCGAGTGCACCCGCTATGAATTCCCGCTGCCGTCCCGCGAATATATTTCCAAGGTGCTGACCGACGAAGGCCGGCCGCTCTCCTTCATCGAACTGACCGAACTGCTCGATATTGCCGGCAGCGAGCGTGACATGTTCCAGCGCCGGCTCGGCGCCATGGAGCGCGAAGGCCAGCTCATGCGCAACCGCAAGGGCTCCTACATCCTGCCCGAGCGCGCCAGCCTGACGCCGGGCCGCATCCAGGGTCACCAGGACGGCTACGGCTTCCTGGTTCCCGATGACGGCAGCGCCGACATCTTTCTCGACCAGCACCAGATGGGCAAGGTCCTGCATGGCGACCGGGCACTGGTCCGGGTCGTCGGTACCGACCGCAAGGGGCGGCCGGAAGGCAGCATCGTCGAAGTCACCGAACGCGCCAACACGCGCGTCGTCGGCCGCGTCTTCGTCGAGCACGGCGTCGTCTTCGTGGTCCCGGAAAACAAGCGGATCGCCCAGGATATCCTGGTGTCGACCGAGAAGAAGGGCAAGATCAAGCCGGTTGCCGGCCAGGTCGTGATGGTCGATATCATCGAGCAGCCCAGCAAGTATTCCAAGCCGATCGGCTGCATCAGCGAAGTGCTCGGCAATTACGCCGATCCGGGCATGGAGATCGAGATCGCGCTGCGCAAGCACGACCTGCCTTTCGAGTTCTCCAAGGCGGCGCTCGCCGAAAACAAGGCCTTGCCGGACAAGGTCAAGAAATCCGACCTGGTCGGCCGTGAAGACCTGCGCGAACTGCCGCTGGTGACCATCGACGGTGAAACGGCGCGCGATTTCGACGATGCCGTCTTCTGCGAAAAGAAGGGGCGTGGCTGGCGCCTGGTTGTTGCGATCGCCGACGTCTCGCACTACGTCAAGCCGGGCATGGCGCTCGACAAGGAAGCCATGGAGCGCGGCAACTCGGTCTACTTCCCGCGCCGGGTCATTCCCATGCTGCCGGAAAAGCTCTCCAACGGCATCTGTTCGCTCAATCCCGACGTCGAACGCATGGCCATGGTTTGCGACATGGAAATCAGCGCTGCCGGCAAGATCGGCAAATACCGTTTCTACCCCGCGGTGTTCCGCTCGCACGCCCGCCTGACCTACAACCTGGTCTGGTCCTGGCTGTCCGGCGAAGCCAAGCCGGAAAGCGATGTGCACAAACAGATCCAGCCGCAGGTCAAGGATCTGTACAAATTGTTCCACGCGCTGCACAAGGCGCGTGAAGTGCGCGGCGCGATCGATTTCGAGACCACCGAAACGCAGATGCTGTTCAACGAGCAGGGCAAGATCGAGAACATCGTGCCGGTGGTGCGCAACGACGCCCACCGCATCATCGAGGAATGCATGCTGGCGGCCAACGTCTGTGCCTCGGCTTTCCTCGCCGAGCACAAGCAGCCCTGCCTGTACCGCATCCATGAAGCGCCTTCAGCTGAAAAGCTGAAGAATCTGCGCAGCTTCCTCGGCGAGTTCGGCCTCGATCTGTCAGGCGGCGACGAGCCGGATGCCAAGGATTACGGCAAGCTGCTCGAGCAGGTCAAGCCGCGGCCGGACTTCCAGCTGCTCCAGACGGTGATGCTGCGCTCGCTGCGCCAGGCCATGTACAGCCCCGACAATGTCGGCCACTTCGGACTTGCCTACGAGCATTACACGCACTTCACCTCGCCGATCCGGCGTTATCCCGACCTGCTCGTGCATCGCGCGATCAAGGCCGTGCTCGCCAAGGAAAAATATGTTCCAGTCGGTAGCTGGGACGACATCGGCCTGCACTGTTCGGGCACCGAGCGCCGTGCCGACGAGGCGACGCGCGATGTCGAGAACTGGCTGAAATGCTTCTTCATGAAGGAGCGCATCGGCGAGGAGTTCGAAGGCACCATTTCGGCAGTCACTGCCTTCGGCATTTTCGTTGCCCTCGATACGATCTACATTGAAGGCTTGGTGCATGTCTCCGAGCTGGGCGAGGACTATTTCCAGTTCGACAACGTCAAGCACCAGATGCTCGGCGAACGCACCGGCCAGCGCTTCCGTCTCGGCGACCGGGCCAAGGTCAAGCTGGTCCGGGCCGATCTGGAAACCAACAAGATCGATTTTGCCCTGATCCGCGAAGGCAAGACTCGTCCGGCCGGCAAGGCCGCACCGGGCAAGGCGCGCCAGGGCGGAAGAATGCAGCAGACGGCCGTGCCGACGCTGGTGCCGGTGTTCGAAAAGCCGGTCGGCAAGACTGCGGCCAAGGTCGGTCGCAAGGCAGCACCGAAAGTGGCGGTCAAGGAGCCGGTCAAGGTACAAGCCAAAGCTCCGGTCAAGAAGACTGTCAAGGCGGCTCCAAAGAAGGCAGCCAAAGCACCGGCCAAAGCACCGGCCAAAGCACCGGCCAAAGCACCGGCCAAAGCGGCCGCCAAGCGGGGCGTCAAGGCTGCGGCCAAGCCGGCGGCAAAAAAGGCGACCGCCAAGCGTTGA
- the gspE gene encoding type II secretion system ATPase GspE, with protein MTRLPYAFARQHGVVLGTVDADFLPVFWRTDAPLPLAALSEIRRTSALPLQPQPVAAEEFARRLAETYAQGEQTAAEVADDIDQDLDIARLVEELPPIEDLLDTRHDAPIIRMINALLTQAAREDVSDIHIEPYERHSCVRFRLDGMLRDVVRPNRALHAAMVSRIKIMASLDIAEKRLPQDGRLGIRIGGRGIDVRVSTLPSSHGERVVLRLLDKDPKRLDLARLGMAPDTLARIDHLIGQPHGIVLVTGPTGSGKTTTLYAALSRLDARQQNIMTVEDPVEYELAGVGQIQVNPRIDLDFARALRAILRQDPDVVMIGEIRDGETAQIAVQASLTGHLVLATLHTNDSASAATRLIDMGVEPFLLASSLLGILAQRLVRRLCPQCKTTRPATVDDQLPPEISQLCEPVGCPHCAQTGYLGRIGIYELLEIDETLRPLLHHGTDESGLRAAARLAGRGDRRLRYLHEDGLRWLAAGETSLAELLRVTRN; from the coding sequence ATGACTCGCCTGCCCTACGCTTTCGCCCGCCAGCACGGTGTCGTGCTCGGTACGGTCGACGCCGATTTTTTGCCTGTTTTCTGGCGCACCGATGCGCCGCTGCCGCTCGCCGCACTTTCCGAAATCCGCCGCACCAGCGCCCTGCCCCTGCAACCGCAGCCGGTCGCCGCCGAGGAGTTCGCCCGCCGCCTGGCCGAAACCTATGCCCAGGGCGAGCAGACGGCGGCCGAAGTCGCCGACGACATCGACCAGGATCTCGACATCGCGCGCCTGGTCGAGGAACTGCCGCCGATCGAGGATCTGCTCGACACCCGGCACGACGCGCCGATCATCCGCATGATCAACGCCCTGCTCACCCAGGCTGCGCGCGAGGATGTCTCGGACATCCACATCGAACCCTACGAACGCCACTCCTGCGTGCGCTTTCGCCTCGACGGCATGCTGCGCGACGTGGTGCGCCCGAACCGGGCGCTGCATGCGGCCATGGTGTCGCGCATCAAGATCATGGCCAGCCTCGACATCGCCGAGAAACGCCTGCCCCAGGACGGCCGCCTCGGCATCCGGATCGGCGGGCGCGGCATCGACGTGCGCGTCTCGACGCTGCCTTCCAGCCACGGCGAACGCGTCGTCCTGCGCCTGCTCGACAAGGATCCGAAGCGGCTCGACCTGGCGCGGCTCGGCATGGCGCCCGATACCCTGGCCCGCATCGATCACCTGATCGGCCAGCCGCACGGCATCGTGCTGGTCACCGGGCCGACCGGCTCGGGCAAGACGACGACGCTGTACGCCGCGCTGTCGCGCCTCGATGCGCGGCAGCAGAACATCATGACGGTCGAGGACCCGGTCGAGTACGAACTGGCCGGGGTCGGCCAGATCCAGGTCAATCCGCGCATCGACCTCGACTTTGCGCGCGCCCTGCGCGCCATCCTGCGCCAGGACCCGGACGTCGTCATGATCGGCGAGATCCGCGACGGCGAAACCGCGCAGATCGCCGTCCAGGCCAGTCTGACCGGCCACCTCGTGCTCGCCACGCTGCATACCAACGACAGCGCCAGCGCTGCGACCCGCCTGATCGACATGGGCGTCGAGCCCTTCCTGCTCGCCTCCAGCCTGCTCGGCATCCTCGCGCAGCGCCTGGTGCGCCGGCTCTGCCCGCAGTGCAAGACGACGCGTCCGGCAACGGTCGACGACCAATTACCGCCCGAAATCAGCCAGCTCTGCGAGCCGGTCGGCTGCCCGCACTGCGCGCAGACGGGCTATCTCGGCCGGATCGGCATCTACGAGTTGCTCGAGATCGACGAGACGCTGCGCCCGCTGCTCCACCACGGCACCGACGAAAGCGGCCTGCGCGCCGCCGCCCGTCTGGCCGGGCGCGGCGACCGCCGCCTGCGCTACCTGCACGAGGACGGCCTGCGCTGGCTGGCGGCCGGCGAGACCTCGCTCGCCGAACTGCTGCGCGTGACGCGTAACTGA
- the gspD gene encoding type II secretion system secretin GspD, whose translation MNTRLKRHLLHACLLLCCLASPLPGLAASEEMTLNFVGADIESAVKAIGQITGRNFVIDPRVKGTINIVSGKPVSRDLAYQVLVSALRMQGYSVVEGGAVTKILPDADARLHAGPVGGRGLGDQITTQVFHIRYESAPQVLNALKPLVGPNQSITANAGSNTLVVTDAADNLRRIERIIASIDVPHGDDPQVIRLKHASAIEVAANIGRLFGNGAAGTAGSLVATADPRGNRIILRADNPGLLARAAALASEMDQPDAGFGNIRVVYLKHAEAPRIAQMLRAILGSETGSGNAAGQNTRLTGSTPSGGSSTGTGNNALSTQNAATGSNAGSNWANESGSSQNGAALVPGSMVQADVASNSLIITAPEPVFNNLQNVIAMLDRRRAQVHIEALIVELSAERAAEFGIQWQDLSGLGKTGLSTIGGTNFGGTGQNIITASTSISTLGTGLNLGITNGKITIPGVGTIANLGFLARVLESEAHANILSTPNIMTLDNEEAKIVIGKNLPFVTGSYSTTSTTSTVTPFQTYERRDVGLTLKVKPQITEGGVVRIQIYQEASSVQSGTASNTTGPITNTRSIESSVLVDDGKIIVLGGLIEDSFGANEEKVPLLGDIPFLRNFFRYADRSRKKTNLMVFLRPRIVRDELAYKDMTEDRYQQLLDGQKRQGEKQIPSWGEAGVPELPALPAAN comes from the coding sequence ATGAACACCCGCCTCAAGCGCCACCTGCTGCACGCCTGCCTCCTGCTTTGCTGCCTCGCCTCGCCCTTGCCCGGGCTGGCCGCCAGCGAGGAAATGACCCTCAATTTCGTCGGTGCCGACATCGAGTCGGCGGTCAAGGCAATCGGCCAGATTACCGGGCGCAATTTCGTCATCGATCCGCGCGTCAAGGGCACGATCAACATCGTTTCCGGCAAGCCGGTATCGCGCGACCTGGCCTACCAGGTGCTCGTCTCGGCGCTGCGCATGCAGGGCTACTCAGTGGTCGAGGGCGGTGCGGTGACCAAGATCCTGCCCGACGCCGATGCCCGCCTGCATGCCGGCCCGGTCGGCGGGCGCGGCCTGGGCGACCAGATCACGACCCAGGTCTTTCACATCCGCTACGAATCGGCGCCGCAGGTCTTGAATGCACTGAAACCGCTGGTCGGCCCCAACCAGTCGATTACTGCCAACGCCGGCAGCAATACCCTGGTCGTCACCGATGCCGCCGACAACCTGCGCCGCATCGAACGCATCATTGCCTCGATCGACGTGCCGCACGGCGACGATCCGCAGGTCATCCGCCTCAAGCATGCCTCGGCGATCGAGGTCGCCGCCAACATCGGCCGCCTGTTCGGCAACGGCGCCGCGGGCACCGCCGGCAGCCTGGTCGCGACGGCCGACCCGCGCGGCAACCGCATCATCCTGCGTGCCGACAATCCCGGGCTGCTCGCCCGCGCCGCCGCGCTGGCCAGCGAAATGGACCAGCCGGATGCCGGCTTCGGCAACATCCGCGTCGTTTACCTGAAACATGCCGAGGCGCCGCGCATCGCCCAGATGCTGCGCGCCATCCTCGGCAGCGAAACCGGCAGCGGCAATGCCGCCGGCCAGAACACCCGCCTCACCGGCAGCACGCCATCCGGCGGCAGCAGCACAGGCACCGGCAACAATGCCTTGAGCACGCAGAACGCAGCAACGGGCAGCAACGCCGGCAGCAACTGGGCAAACGAGAGCGGCAGCAGCCAGAACGGCGCCGCCCTCGTCCCGGGCAGCATGGTGCAGGCCGATGTGGCGAGCAATTCGCTGATCATCACGGCGCCCGAGCCGGTCTTCAACAACCTGCAGAACGTCATCGCCATGCTCGACCGGCGCCGCGCCCAGGTCCATATCGAGGCGCTGATCGTCGAGCTGAGCGCCGAACGCGCCGCCGAATTCGGCATCCAGTGGCAGGATCTGAGCGGCCTCGGCAAGACCGGCCTGAGCACGATAGGCGGCACCAATTTCGGCGGCACCGGCCAGAACATCATCACCGCGTCGACCTCGATCAGCACGCTGGGCACCGGCCTCAATCTCGGCATCACCAACGGCAAGATCACCATTCCCGGCGTCGGCACCATTGCCAATCTCGGCTTTCTCGCCCGCGTCCTGGAAAGCGAGGCGCACGCCAACATCCTGTCCACGCCGAACATCATGACCCTGGACAACGAAGAGGCGAAAATTGTCATCGGCAAGAACCTGCCCTTCGTCACCGGCTCCTACAGCACGACCAGTACGACCAGCACGGTGACGCCCTTCCAGACCTACGAGCGGCGCGACGTCGGCCTGACGCTGAAGGTCAAGCCGCAGATCACCGAAGGCGGCGTCGTGCGCATCCAGATCTACCAGGAGGCTTCGTCGGTGCAGTCGGGCACGGCGAGCAACACCACCGGGCCGATCACCAACACGCGCTCGATCGAGTCGAGCGTGCTCGTCGACGACGGCAAGATCATCGTGCTCGGCGGCCTGATCGAGGACAGTTTCGGCGCCAACGAGGAGAAAGTGCCGCTGCTTGGCGACATTCCCTTCCTGCGCAATTTCTTCCGCTACGCAGACCGCAGCCGCAAGAAAACCAACCTGATGGTTTTCCTGCGCCCGCGCATCGTGCGTGACGAACTCGCCTACAAGGACATGACCGAGGATCGCTACCAGCAGTTGCTCGACGGCCAGAAGCGTCAGGGCGAGAAGCAGATCCCGAGCTGGGGCGAAGCCGGCGTGCCGGAACTGCCGGCCCTGCCGGCCGCGAACTGA
- the gspF gene encoding type II secretion system inner membrane protein GspF, which yields MAAFRYRAVNLAGGEIAGVLDADTARQARSLLREQGLFPVEVQTAVSAAGPETPLRRPPRLGHAALMLLTRQWATLLEAGIPVERALAALIEQSADAATRQLLAAIRAELLAGHPLHKALARFPRSFDSLYCALIAAGEQSGQLDGILTRLADHLERSGALRQRLVQALVYPVLVVAVACAVILGLMTYVVPQVVAVFQNGKQQLPLLTRGLIAVSDFLRVAWPGLLGGGLLGTWLARRAWRQPAIRRAWQTQLMRLPLLGPLLRSLDSARLAQTLAILVGSGVPLLNALQAGRAVLWLSPLQDALGAATDQVREGMPLHRALAQTGHFPPLLLHMVASGENSGRLDAMLDKAARQQSDEVSHRLGLAMSLFEPLMILGMGLVVLVIVLAILQPIIEINQLLR from the coding sequence ATGGCCGCCTTCCGCTACCGTGCCGTCAATCTCGCCGGCGGCGAAATCGCTGGCGTGCTCGATGCCGACACCGCACGCCAGGCGCGCAGCCTGCTGCGCGAACAGGGCCTGTTCCCGGTCGAGGTGCAGACGGCAGTCAGCGCGGCCGGCCCGGAGACGCCGCTGCGCCGGCCGCCGCGCCTCGGCCACGCCGCCCTCATGCTACTCACCCGCCAGTGGGCGACGCTGCTCGAAGCCGGCATTCCGGTCGAGCGCGCCCTCGCCGCGCTGATCGAGCAGAGCGCCGACGCCGCGACGCGGCAACTGCTCGCCGCGATCCGCGCCGAACTGCTCGCCGGCCATCCGCTGCACAAGGCGCTGGCGCGTTTCCCGCGCAGTTTCGACAGCCTCTACTGCGCCCTGATCGCGGCCGGCGAACAGAGCGGCCAGCTCGACGGCATCCTGACCCGCCTCGCCGATCATCTCGAACGCAGCGGCGCGCTGCGCCAGCGCCTGGTCCAGGCCCTCGTCTACCCAGTGCTCGTCGTCGCCGTCGCCTGCGCCGTGATCCTCGGCCTGATGACCTATGTCGTGCCGCAGGTGGTCGCCGTCTTCCAGAACGGCAAGCAGCAATTGCCGCTCCTGACGCGCGGCCTGATCGCGGTCAGCGACTTCCTGCGCGTCGCCTGGCCCGGCCTGCTCGGCGGCGGTCTGCTCGGCACCTGGCTGGCCCGGCGTGCCTGGCGCCAGCCGGCGATCCGCCGCGCCTGGCAGACGCAGCTGATGCGCCTGCCGCTGCTCGGGCCTTTGCTGCGCAGCCTGGACAGCGCCCGCCTCGCCCAGACCCTGGCCATCCTGGTCGGCAGCGGCGTACCCCTGCTCAATGCCCTGCAGGCCGGGCGTGCCGTGCTCTGGCTGAGTCCGCTGCAGGACGCACTTGGCGCTGCCACGGACCAGGTGCGCGAAGGCATGCCGCTGCACCGCGCGCTCGCCCAGACCGGACATTTCCCGCCGCTGCTGCTGCACATGGTGGCGAGCGGCGAAAACAGCGGCCGCCTCGACGCCATGCTCGACAAGGCGGCGCGCCAGCAAAGCGACGAGGTCAGCCACCGGCTCGGCCTGGCGATGAGCCTGTTCGAGCCGCTGATGATTCTCGGCATGGGCCTCGTCGTGCTCGTCATCGTTCTCGCCATCCTGCAACCGATCATCGAAATCAACCAACTGCTGCGCTAG
- a CDS encoding type II secretion system protein N: MSVATDKNAKSGSVRNMIKATSVAFVVSGFRKQPPPAITPARPGSHGEYDKASSKRNKGRLSCVLRRAGTAPGIAPFPADMITLRRPAQLFPRLDPAPLWPALGHLASLVVLLAAVWLLAGLLGAFVLPAAAPASNRNNDPQAAAALLVASPLFAGASAAAPRAEPASHLQLLGVFASDQAAQARAIIRRDGEATPLVVAVGDRIGEQFIVKRITPRQVELLAGSTSSQLNLPATQTAEAASPSSEN, from the coding sequence TTGTCGGTCGCCACCGACAAGAACGCGAAAAGCGGTTCAGTCCGCAACATGATCAAGGCCACTTCGGTGGCCTTTGTCGTTTCCGGCTTCCGGAAACAGCCCCCCCCGGCGATCACGCCGGCCCGACCGGGCAGCCATGGCGAATATGACAAGGCGTCATCGAAGCGTAACAAAGGCCGACTATCGTGCGTCCTTCGCCGGGCCGGCACCGCCCCCGGCATAGCGCCCTTTCCCGCCGACATGATCACCTTGCGCCGCCCCGCCCAGCTTTTCCCTCGCCTCGACCCGGCGCCGCTCTGGCCGGCACTCGGACATCTCGCCAGCCTCGTCGTGCTGCTCGCCGCCGTCTGGCTGCTCGCCGGCCTGCTAGGCGCCTTCGTGCTGCCCGCCGCCGCACCGGCAAGCAATCGCAACAACGATCCGCAGGCAGCGGCCGCACTTCTCGTCGCCTCGCCCCTGTTCGCCGGAGCAAGCGCGGCCGCACCGCGCGCCGAACCGGCCAGCCACCTGCAACTGCTCGGCGTCTTCGCCTCGGACCAGGCGGCGCAGGCACGCGCCATCATCCGCCGCGACGGCGAAGCAACACCGCTGGTCGTCGCCGTCGGCGACCGGATTGGCGAACAGTTCATCGTCAAGCGCATCACCCCCCGCCAGGTCGAGCTGCTCGCCGGCAGCACCAGCAGCCAGTTGAATCTCCCTGCCACACAGACCGCCGAAGCGGCTTCACCTTCTTCCGAAAACTGA
- the rlmB gene encoding 23S rRNA (guanosine(2251)-2'-O)-methyltransferase RlmB: MSSRLIYGFHAVTAKLRHDPAAVKEISFDAARQDARLRDLLKHAELQAVKVLALDAKRLDGMAPGAKHQGVIARIEGGRKVAHLDDVLDTLEEPAFLLVLDGITDPRNLGACLRVADAAGVHAVIAPKDRAVGLTDVAAKTACGAAETVPYVMVTNLARTLRELQEREICVIGTAGEAEDDLYAATWPKATAWVLGAEGEGMRRLTRENCDQLIKIPMHGTVESLNVSVAAGVCLFEARRRLG; the protein is encoded by the coding sequence ATGTCTTCCCGCCTGATCTACGGTTTCCACGCCGTTACCGCCAAGCTCCGCCACGATCCTGCCGCCGTCAAGGAAATCAGTTTCGACGCTGCTCGCCAGGATGCGCGCCTGCGCGACCTGCTCAAGCACGCCGAGCTGCAGGCGGTGAAGGTGCTGGCGCTCGATGCCAAGCGGCTTGACGGCATGGCACCCGGCGCCAAGCACCAGGGCGTCATTGCCCGCATCGAGGGCGGCCGCAAGGTAGCGCATCTCGACGACGTGCTCGATACGCTGGAAGAACCGGCTTTCCTGCTCGTGCTCGACGGCATCACCGATCCGCGCAACCTCGGCGCCTGCCTGCGGGTTGCGGATGCGGCCGGCGTCCATGCCGTGATCGCGCCCAAGGATCGCGCTGTCGGCCTCACCGATGTCGCCGCCAAGACCGCCTGCGGTGCTGCCGAAACGGTGCCCTACGTGATGGTCACCAACCTGGCGCGCACGCTGCGCGAGTTGCAGGAACGTGAAATCTGCGTGATCGGCACGGCCGGCGAGGCAGAAGACGATCTCTACGCCGCGACCTGGCCGAAAGCAACCGCCTGGGTGCTCGGCGCCGAGGGCGAAGGCATGCGCCGCCTGACCCGCGAAAATTGCGACCAGCTGATCAAGATTCCGATGCACGGTACGGTGGAAAGCCTCAACGTTTCCGTCGCGGCTGGCGTCTGCCTGTTCGAAGCGCGCCGGCGCCTCGGCTGA
- a CDS encoding bacteriohemerythrin yields the protein MFEQGIDGAGGAVDAMQIGLLTGNRTIDLEHQELFAALNAARAICLNSQSSLASCANCDAARHQHCEQTLVDVLGRVLGFVLDHFKTEESIMRDSLLLMIDRELCQVHMEDHAGISAMVERMVRELDSTQTVSLVRELDQLLMRWIAQHIATHDVALVNWIEREDSVLRSGI from the coding sequence ATGTTCGAACAAGGCATTGATGGGGCGGGAGGGGCGGTGGATGCGATGCAGATCGGTTTGCTGACCGGCAACCGGACCATCGATCTCGAGCACCAGGAGCTCTTCGCCGCGCTCAACGCGGCGCGTGCGATCTGCCTCAATAGTCAGTCTTCCCTTGCTTCCTGCGCCAATTGTGATGCAGCGCGCCATCAGCATTGCGAACAGACCCTGGTCGACGTACTGGGGCGTGTGCTGGGTTTTGTCCTCGATCACTTCAAGACCGAAGAGTCGATCATGCGTGATTCGCTGCTGCTGATGATCGACCGCGAATTGTGCCAGGTGCACATGGAAGACCATGCGGGCATTTCGGCGATGGTCGAGCGCATGGTGCGCGAACTTGATTCGACGCAGACCGTCAGCCTGGTGCGCGAGCTCGATCAGTTGCTGATGCGCTGGATCGCGCAGCACATCGCAACGCACGATGTGGCGCTGGTGAACTGGATCGAGCGTGAGGATTCGGTGCTGCGTTCGGGCATTTGA
- a CDS encoding HDOD domain-containing protein has translation MLSEHQRHWGVDQWAAYLSNHELPCMPRSKAQLLERESELGEQLSARDLADIAGADPFLCLRLLRAAESRRTQRLGHETTTPLGAVMQLGTDTFHKLLRDCPATNEDNAGLAACEARSYLASRLALRWGTARADLQPDEIAMAALLSEIGELLLWSFAPELPLAALEALHSGRAQRSIQAQMDVCGFRFKDLTLKCASIWNLPGLLPQLIRGIDNTRANLSRLCIDTARHLASGGHDDPALPSDIAEARHLIPGASLNWLAEQLPGIDEEGAALLALKAAELIEPTEP, from the coding sequence GTGCTGAGCGAACACCAGCGACACTGGGGCGTTGATCAATGGGCTGCCTACCTGAGCAATCATGAGTTGCCCTGCATGCCGCGTTCCAAGGCGCAATTGCTCGAACGTGAAAGCGAACTCGGCGAACAACTGTCGGCACGCGACCTGGCCGACATTGCCGGCGCCGACCCCTTTCTCTGCCTGCGCCTGCTGCGTGCCGCCGAAAGCCGGCGCACCCAGCGCCTCGGCCATGAAACGACAACGCCGCTCGGCGCCGTCATGCAACTGGGTACCGACACCTTCCACAAACTGCTGCGCGACTGCCCGGCCACCAACGAAGACAATGCCGGCCTGGCCGCCTGCGAAGCGCGCAGCTACCTGGCCAGCCGCCTGGCCCTGCGCTGGGGAACGGCGCGCGCCGACCTCCAGCCGGACGAAATCGCCATGGCTGCCCTGCTCTCGGAAATCGGCGAACTGCTGCTCTGGTCGTTCGCGCCGGAACTGCCGCTGGCCGCGCTCGAAGCACTGCACAGCGGCCGGGCGCAACGCTCCATCCAGGCACAGATGGACGTCTGCGGCTTCCGCTTCAAGGATCTGACCCTCAAATGCGCCAGCATCTGGAATCTGCCAGGGCTGCTGCCGCAGCTGATCCGCGGCATCGACAACACGCGCGCCAATCTGTCCCGGCTGTGCATCGACACGGCCCGCCACCTGGCAAGCGGCGGCCATGACGACCCGGCGCTCCCCTCCGATATCGCCGAGGCCAGGCACCTGATTCCCGGCGCCTCGCTCAATTGGCTGGCCGAGCAGTTGCCCGGCATCGACGAGGAGGGCGCCGCCCTCCTCGCCCTCAAGGCAGCCGAACTGATCGAGCCGACCGAGCCTTGA